The Ziziphus jujuba cultivar Dongzao chromosome 3, ASM3175591v1 region tttcaattttgttaaagTAAAAGCTTTTGctttatattaatgttttctCTATGGCATACATTGATTGTCCATACGAGTACAACTTGATATCAATGTTCACTTCTCTATGTGTGAGGTTCTGACTGTAATTcatccaataattaaaaaacaattataaaaaacaaactctttttttttctttttttgttgattcAAAAAATCGAAATGTATTAAATGAGTTAAATGCGGTTAAGGAATAgaaaagtttataattttaataactacTAATCTCATTTTATTGGATTCACATGATAATATGATATAACAGTTATATGTAAAGACTAATTAAGGAAGCAAAACTAATTCCagataaatcaattaattgctTGCCAACCTGTCCTTCAATGAATTGAAATACCCTATTCTAATTCTGttaaataaaatcattttagGTTAATGTTTTTTAATGgcgtaatatatttataattaccttgatttttattatttttaattgattaatcaaaaacggaaatatattaaatgactaaaagataatgaaattaaggaaaagaaaattttataaattttccttATTAGCTATCCCATTTTAAGCTATTTTCAAACCCCATTGCCATTACCTATATACCTTAAATATTATACGCAACGGTTACACCAATATCACCCACCATTgcatattaaagtttttttccccaatataaATCTGTCAATTAATTACGCTCGAGCTCACTAattgatcccaaaaaaaaaaatgcatggttcaaaatactatatatatacataacataTGAATACAGCTCAAattcatcaaaaacaaaaaagtatagATATAGTTCAACACACAAATATAGCACAGAGATGAAGAATACTACACAGATTCTACAATGGCTACTGGTGGTTGTGTTTCTGGTGGTGGTGGCGAATACTACAAGTAGAAGAATTGAAGCCAAAACACTGGTAACTATGGCGAACCTATTGGGTCCTGATTTGGTGATGAATGTTCATTGCAAATCCAAAGACGATGACTTGGGGCCTCATAGTGTCCCCTACAAAGTTGCCAATTACAGTTTCAGGTTTGAGCCAAACCTTTGGGAGACAACGCAGTTCTGGTGCAGATTCCTATGGACAGGCGGTGATcactattttgatatttatatcgACACGAGGGATGCACTAAAATGCAACGAAATTTGTACATGGAAAATTTATACCGATGGTCCTTGTATGTACGACCGCTACAAAGAGGAGTACAGTCTTTGCCATGACTGGAACCCACCCAAGTGATTAAAAATCCTTTTTGTGATTTTATCTAATTAATGGGTTTTTACCATGACAAttagtaaaattaattattaataatatcatctttttgatcatttttgtgatcttctttaattttttttttcttttttctttttcaatttgaacACAAACTTTGTGTTTCATATTGAGTTGGGAGcattttatatggttttatgGATCCAAACCAAATGATGAACCATTCTATAGGAGCCCTCTTCAAAGAAGCGTCCATGGAACTAAaccaaatattaataataataacaagtcaTGAATGTAAAAGATCCAGAAGCTCAAATAAAGCCACTGATCAAACAACAGAGCTAAATGTTGAACTTAATTCGATTGAACAGCGTCAAAATTTTCATGAGAAACCAAATctgaagaaagagagaaagtgtCATGtgcaaaaataatttatatgggtAAGGTTATCGAGAATAAATTGGGTGACGATGATTTGGTGCTTACAATTCGTTGCAAATCCGAAGACGATGACTGGGGATTCATAAAATCCCCTACAATGTAAGTTACAAGTTTCAGTTTAATCCAAACATTTGGATGACAACCGATCAGTTCTCCTGCCGTTTCCAATGGAAAGACCATATACACTGTTTTGATATTTATGTAGTTCAGAGGAATTTTGAAACATGCCACGGTGTTTTGTTCACGGATGATAGGAGCTAGTGGTCCTTGTGTGTTCAACCATCATATACTCAATTACTGTTTAAAATTTGCTGTAATTGGAACTCAGACACCTCATTGTCTAATGggtccaaaattaaaattaaaatagctCTTTGGGTTATAAGtgattatttttctgttttggcAATAGATTATATATgattgattaataataatacatcTCTCTAATCTTTGagagcatctccaatggctCTGTACATTGAATATGTCTATTTAAATatggcaacaaaaaaaaaatagcatctATAAAGGATACTGTCTATTTCTGGAAGCTCTGTTAGACAGGCTGAAtcagcattttatttatttttattgacttttattaaaagaaaaataactcaTGCAtgggattttgatttttttaattagatataattttaaaataaaaaaattatacattagcATTCCAgaacattttaaacaaaaaccattagagaaaaattatctaaaacattatctattaaatagagaGAATGCGAAcacttttcaaaatcaataccacatctatattaatatataaaagaagaatcgTATGCCCTAGATGTCAGTACACCATTCTTCCAAATTTCCTCcaaaaacacattttttttaattttatttatttattattattgttattatttattatttattagttattattcattattttaccTGTTATTGAtacaactaaatatatataaaattaaattttgatataatttaattatatatggtaataattttgaaatatttttattttattcattattatttattatttatcattcattatcttaccttttatggatataaccaaacatatatataattaatttttaataaaatatttgatttgatattatttaccaaatatatatttatggattaCATAATTAAAGATATAGGCCTGTGCATGTacagcatatatataattaaagatttaGGGAATATTCTTTGCATGtactattatttaatatatgattttattttatttaccaaataagttaaacaTATTTGGCTATAAATTAGTAGGTGATACCTTctggttttttaaaatttcgatatttaatattttgttagtttttatttctctcatatttctgttttagagtttaagtttttttttttttttttgggtttttattcttgaatctcaatttttttttttgtatgaatcCTAAATATGATCATGTTAATCGTAAGCATGTACGTGAGCCATGctataaatttttggaagaaaTTAATGATTCTGAATCAAGATATGATGTAGAAActcttaaaaaagaagaagatgcttCTGACGAAGAATCCTTACTCATTGATTTACCTTTGTCTATCAACTTTTTCAAAATGATggataagaaaaagataaaaatgagaaGACGCAGGAGATTATTCAGACCGAGGGCATGCAAGAAAAAGCAATATGatcatcaaatcaaatatatttatcatcaataaaacttttattttattttggagaaTATATCAAGGCAAATCAATTTTATCAACCACATCAATGCTAACAACATGCAGTTGACATTCAAAGTTTGTGTTCTAAGATTTTGGAAGGTCCTATACCTTGATGATAAATCAGAAATTAGTAGCATTGAAATGGTGTTAATGGatgagcagtttttttttttttttttcattacaagttattgatattattattattattattattattatgtgtttatattataaaatataatattatatataatatcgtgcatgtgtatataata contains the following coding sequences:
- the LOC107405137 gene encoding S-protein homolog 5-like, whose translation is MKNTTQILQWLLVVVFLVVVANTTSRRIEAKTLVTMANLLGPDLVMNVHCKSKDDDLGPHSVPYKVANYSFRFEPNLWETTQFWCRFLWTGGDHYFDIYIDTRDALKCNEICTWKIYTDGPCMYDRYKEEYSLCHDWNPPK